A stretch of DNA from Desulfobotulus mexicanus:
TTTTTATTGATTCTTATTCCTTTTTTACTTATTGTTCAGCAACCGGATCTGGGCACAGCCCTGCTTCTTTTTGTTATTGGCGGAAGCCTGACGCTTTTTGTGGGATTGAAGCGAAGTACTTTCTGGGGTCTTCTGGCTGCTACAATGGCAGCAGCTCCTATGGTCTGGCTTTTTTTAAAGGATTATCAGAAAAACAGAATTCTGACTTTTCTTGATCCTGGTAGGGATCCGCTGGGTACCGGGTATCACATTATTCAATCAAAAATTGCCATTGGATCAGGTCAGTTGTTTGGTAAGGGGTTTCTGGGGGGTACTCAGAATGCCCTGGATTTTCTTCCGGAACAGCATACAGACTTTATTCTATCTGTACTGGCGGAGGAGTGGGGCTTTGTGGGGTGCAGCGTGCTGCTTTTCCTCTACCTGCTTTTTCTGGCATGGAGCCTTAATGTTGCCTATCGCTGTCGGGATTCCTTTGGAACATTTCTGGCTGTGGGAATTACGGCCATGAATTTCTGGCATATATTTATAAACATGGGCATGGTTATGGGCCTTCTGCCCGTTGTGGGGGTTCCTTTGCCCATGGTGAGTTACGGAGGATCTTCTGTTGTA
This window harbors:
- the rodA gene encoding rod shape-determining protein RodA gives rise to the protein MFDRRLITHFDWGLLILTLILGAMGIGILYSAVNAGGNTSQEGLLLRQLLWFAIGGGLMVVSMLVNYKRFDQWGLVIYAGCILLLIAVMVFGRYGGGARRWLILGPVSIQPSELMKIAICIVLARYFAKIFMDGGLGFKDLIQPFLLILIPFLLIVQQPDLGTALLLFVIGGSLTLFVGLKRSTFWGLLAATMAAAPMVWLFLKDYQKNRILTFLDPGRDPLGTGYHIIQSKIAIGSGQLFGKGFLGGTQNALDFLPEQHTDFILSVLAEEWGFVGCSVLLFLYLLFLAWSLNVAYRCRDSFGTFLAVGITAMNFWHIFINMGMVMGLLPVVGVPLPMVSYGGSSVVTTLLGIGILLNISMRRFLSD